The following DNA comes from Pongo pygmaeus isolate AG05252 chromosome 9, NHGRI_mPonPyg2-v2.0_pri, whole genome shotgun sequence.
ctggggctgcagtcacGTCTTATGTGATAGAGGCCTTCAGGTATGGAGAAAGTTTTGAATGCAAACCTGGAGAGTTAAAAGGAGGGGATCCTATGCCCTTagggtctttgctattgtgaggcGGGATTCTCCAGTACCCTCTCCCAAGGGGAAGACATAATGGTGGTTCATAGAGAGTGGATGAGATGGAGTAGGCAGGTTGGGAGTTCCTGGCTTAGACAACTTGTCATCTCCTTCCTGTTGTAGCCCAGCAGCTGGCAACACGTGGCGTACTGTGGCAGATGGCGTGCAGCTGGAGACACACACAGTCAGCGGTCTGCAGCCCAATACCATCTACCTGTTTCTGGTTCGAGCAGTGGGAGCCTGGGGCCTCAGTGAGCCCAGCCCCGTCTCTGAGCCTGTCCGTACACAGGGTAAGGTCAGAGTCCCTGGgctcatgagcatgaaatgtaaCATCGCAGAGCATCCCTCTCCCCCAAAACCATGACACCATGGCAGTTCATAAAGTTCTTTCCTGCTATGCCAGGTCTATACTGGTGGCCCGGCCTGGAATAGGAGATCATGTTTGCCTCTCATAGAAGAGACaagggaggaggaaggcagggagaggggaggagggaagaaggaaagagagagaggtagTCATTCATTTTGGCAGCTTCTGACTTCTGAGCCTTTTACCCATAGATAATATAGATTATTAAGACTAGAAGGGACCATGGAGGGGCCATCTTCATCTTAgagatgaggaactgaggcctttAAAGGATGCATGTGTAGTTATGCTAGCTGGACATCGAGGCCCATGTCTGGAAGCTATTTCCCTGACCAGTCCCCTCCTGACCATGGGGTGTGCTCTGGAGTACTAAGTGGAGCAGGGCGGAGGTAGGACACAAGCACACTCTCAGCCCTGTCTCCCTGTCCCTGGTGGCCTCTGCTGAGTGGGTTCTTTGGTCAACAGATAGCAGCCCCTCTAGGCCAGTGGAAGACCCATGGAGAGGCCAGCAGGGACTGGCAGAAGTGGCTGTGCGCCTGCAGGAGCCCATAGTCCTGGGTCCCCGGACCCTGCAGGTGTCCTGGACTGTGAGTGTGGTATGGGGAGGAGATTCAGGGTGGGGATGATTACGAGGCACATGAGGGCCTCCAAGAGTGAGTATGGGAGAGTGGGAGGTGAGTGGCTGGGGAAGGCGGCATGagtggaggaggggctgggcctggagggcCTGTATGGTGTGCCTTGTCTGGTGTGCCTTGTCCTGTCTCCCACAGGTGGATGGCCCAGTCCAGCTGGTGCAAGGTTTCCGGGTGTCTTGGAGGGTAGCAGGCCCTGAGGGAGGAAGCTGGACAATGTTGGACCTACAGTCCCCAAGCCAGCAAAGTACTGTGCTAAGAGGACTCCCTCCAGGGACCCAAATCCAGATCAAGGTGCAAGCCCAAGGCCAGGAGGGGCTCGGGGCTGAAAGCCTCTCTGTGGCCAGGAGCACTCctgaggagggtgaggaggatCACCGAACAGACGGATGGACAAGAGGGaagaaggggtgggggtggaggtggaggggggATGAAAATTTGCAGGAGGAGAGCAGGGCGAGTGGGTGGGAAGGAGGAATGGCTCTCAGTTCCCTAAGATGTTAGAACAGGGAGGGGGAATGTTGGGGCAGGAGGGGCAGCTTGCAATGACTATTTGTGTCCTTCTCACCATGCTCCACCCTGGCCCAGCCCCCAGTGGCCCCCCCCAGGGAGTGGCGGTGGCCTTGGGGGGTGATGGCAACAGCAGTATCACTGTGTCCTGGgaacctccactcccctcccagcAAAATGGGGTCATCACGGAATACCAGGTACGGGATTGAGAAGGTACTGGATGGGAGGGCGGGGtcgggagggagagggaagaccTAGTGGCTAGAATTAGGGTGGAGGAAATCTATTCTAGGTTTGGCTTTAGGGTTGGGGATGAGTTTAGGGGAGAAGACAGAGGTTTCCAAGTGTTGTTTCCAGGTTGAATTACATCTGTCTAAGGCTTCTCTACCATTTGGAGCCTTAAGTTTCCCGGTGAGGCTAAGAATCCCATTTCTGACTCTAAATCCGGGACTCGGCCTCCCTAGATCTGgtgcctgggcaatgagagccgCTTTCACCTCAATCGGTCTGCAGCAGGCTGGGCACGCTCCGCAATGCTCCGAGGACTGGTGCCCGGTCTCCTCTATCGAACCCTGGTCGCGGCGGCCACCAGCGCAGGCGTGGGCGTGCCCAGTGCCCCGGTGCTGGTGCAGCTGCGTGAGTCCACCCGAGGGCAGTGCTGGGGCGGGGCAAGCCCCCGCTGGGGTAGCTGTGCCTGCTGGGTCGGGAATGACCCTTTCCCAGTTCCAGGGTTTCGGGCCCCTCCTCCTCTCACCTCTCTGACCCCTACAGCGTCCCCGCCGGACGTGGAGCCCGGGCTGGAGGTGGGCGCGGGGCTGGCGGAGCGGCTGGCGAGGGTGCTGCGGGAGCCCGCCTTCCTCGCGGGCAGCGGCGCCGCCTGCGGGGCGCTGCTTCTCGGGCTCTGCGCCGCCCTCTACCGGCGCCGGAAACAGCGCAAAGAGCTCAGCCACTACACGGGTGAGCGCCCGGCCTCGGAGCGGACGGAGCCGGGAGGGAGCCAGGCGGTccatggggaggggcaggggcttACCCGCTGGCGAGTGAGGACCGGGTCGGGAGGAAGGGGTCGCACCTGGAGTTCCGACTCTTGGGTAGCGGCGGGATACATGGGGCGGCTCGAGGAGCTGCCAGGACTGGGGAGGGCTGCGGGCCAAGACGGGGCGGGATCTGGATCGCGGGAGGAGGGATGACGTTTGCCCCTAAGACGCCGCGAGGAGGCCAGGCTTTGCAACCATCTCCATAAAGAAGGGGCAAGTTCGAGGACGGAAAGCCCACTCAAAGGGCGGGGGGCGGGGCCTGGCAAGAGGGGGTGTGGCCAGGATCCCAGGCAGTAAATTGTGAGGCGGGGTCTGGATGGAAAGGCGGGGCCCGCTGAAAGAAGGCGACCCGAGTTCTGCTACTTCCTAGTAAGGGACGTCTCTGGAGAGATCCTGAGGTTTTTGAGGTCAGTGGTTTTCAATCTTGGTTGGCTGTACATAGGAGTCACTTGGGGAGCTTGAGAAAAATACCGATACCTGAGTCCCACCCCCGAGAAATTCTGATGAAATGGGTCCAGGGTGCAGCCTGAGTGGTGGAACTGGGACTGGGGCCGAGGAGTGGACAAGTATAGGGGTATTTCTGACCCTTCCCCTCATTTCACCTCTTCTTTCTCCCACGGGTTCCTTTCTGGAAGCCTCTTTTGCCTACACACCGGCAGGTAAGCCATCTCTGCCCCAGTGGGGTTCAGACCCCCCAGGACGGGCCCTTCTCTTACTCATTCGCCCCCTCATTTTCCCCAGTGTCCTTCCCGCACTCAGAGGGCCTCTCTGGAGCCAGTTCCAGGTAATTCTCTTAGCCCATTTCCTCAGGATGACCTCCACCGAGAGGCCACTCTTCTTACGCCCTGCCGCCGCCCCAGGTGGAAGGAGCATGACCACCTCCCACCCCAACACCACCGCCACTGTCCCGCGACTCCCGAATATCGCCACCTCCCTTTCCTTTGCTGGCCTCTTTAAGCTCTCCGTCCCCAACGCTCACCTGCTCTCCCTCAGGCCACCCATGGGCCTTGGCCCCGCCCCCTACCCATGGCTGGCAGATTCGTGGCCCCACCCATCTCGAAGCCCCTCGGCCCAGGAACCCAGGGGAAGCTGCTGCCCTAGCAATCCTGACCCGGACGACAGATATTACAATGGTGAGGAGTTCTCATTCCCTCACCTGGCTTCAGCGCACTTCTCCCGACCTACTGGGGCAAACTGAAGGGCGCCCGGGAGCCCGGTCTCTCTGAGGTTGGTCAGTCCCTGGGGAGGATGTGAGCTGGGGAAGCCTCTCTGACCTACCTCCACCCTGGTTTAGGATGTAAGGCTTGTGTAGGGGAAGAAGTGGATCCCGTGGgattttcctttgtcttccattCTGTTGTCctctatttttctgtctctgcTCCCGGGCCTCCCTTTTTCTTCTCTGCAGAAGCAGGAATCTCCCTGTATCTTGCTCAGACGGCCCGGGGCACGGCCGCCCCTGGCGAGGGTCCTGTCTATAGCACCATTGACCCAGCGGCGGAGGAGCTGCAGACCTTCCATGGAGGCTTCCCCCAACATCCCTCAGGAGACCTGGGCCCCTGGAGCCAGTACGCTCCTCCAGAGTGGAGCCAGGCGGACAGTGGTATGACTCCAACTCCTGAAACCCCGTTTAGCCCTGATCAGGGTATCCCCAAAGAGGATGCTCCTCCCTGACCCTCTGGCACCTAGCCTGGCACTTCCTTCTGACCTGTCTCATCTCTGGCTCTTTCCTGCCTGTTCTCCGGGTGTCCCCATCCTATTCTCCTCAGGAGCCAAGGGAGGCAAAGTGAAGCTTCTGGGGAAACCTGTGCAGATGCCCTCTCTGAACTGGCCAgaagccctgcccccacctcctccttcttGTGAACTGAGCTGCCTAGAGGGGCcggaggaggagctggagggcAGGTAGGGATGCTCCCGGCTTCCAGGCCCACCCACCTGCGGCCAGACCACGGGCtgctggggaggaaggggagggggcaggaggaAGGCCAACGGGAAGGTATGGAAGCAACTGagccctttccttctctcctgcctCTTTGACCCCAGCTCAGAGCCAGAGGGGTGGTGCCCGCCAATGCCTGAGAGAAGTCACCTGATGGAACCCAGCTCCAGTGGGGGGTGCCCGGTCACTCCATCCCTAAGGGAAACCCCCTCTCCCACGCCTTCCTATGGACAGCAGTCCACAGCCACTCTTACGCCCTCACCTCCtgaccctccccagcccccaactGACATGCCCCATCTCCATCAGATGCCCAGGTAGGGAGGTATATAGTACCTCACTCATTGCAAGCCCTCTATACATATCTACTCAGTAGATgactgggtgggtggatggatggatgggtggatggatctGGGGTACAGAGGTCTCAGGGCTGTGTCAGGGTGGAAGTGTAATTTGGGCAGGAATATGGAGGCTGACAAGATCTCTCATGCCCATTAGACTGGCTCTCGCTGGAGTGGTCAGCATGCTTCTTGAGACATTTCAGATATGGCTCTCCTCATACTTCTCTAGCTTGGGAGGGCTTATGGGTGGATGGGTTGTGTCTTGTTTATCTGTTAGGTTGAGTGTCTAGCACAGTGCcgggcacatagtaggcattcagttTTTGTGGAGGGAAcagaggctgaggcctcctgtcATTGCAGGAGGGTGCCTCTTGGGCCGAGTTCCCCTCTCAGTGTATCCCAGCCCATGCTGGGCATCCGTGAAGGGAGGCCTGCTGGCTTGGGTGCTGGCCCTGCAGCCtcaccccacctcagccccagTCCTGCCCCTAGCACAGCCAGCAGTGCCCCAGGTAAGTCTCTACAACCTCCTTTTGCCCCCTGGCTCCCTCcagtgcttgcttccccttcacccttagGCCTTTTTCCTGATCTTTGCCCTTACCCATTCCTCTTCCCGTCTCCTAACGCTACAGGCAGAACCTGGCAGGGGAATGGGGAGATGACTCCCCCACTTCAAGGACCCCGTGCTCGATTCCGGAAGAAACCCAAGGCTCTTCCCTACAGGAGGGAGAACAGTCCTGGGGGTGAGGGGGGATGCACCTGGGAGATGGTGATAGTAGTGGTGGGGGGACAGGCAGGAAGCCAAGGGTGCGCtctgggggctggaggagggaacaGGTGAACCCCAATCTTGGGCTGTTCATCGGCAGCCTCCTGGCGCCAGGGAATGCAGACGAGAGAGAGATTAGTGACAGGAGTGGCAGGAGGCTCCGCTGAAAACAGCTCCCTCCCCAGACTTGCCCCCACCACCCTTGCCACCGCCAGAGGAAGAGGCGAGCTGGGCCCTAGAGCTGAGGGCAGCAGGCAGCATGTCCTCCCTGGAGCGGGAGCGCAGTGGGGAGAGGAAAGCGGTACAGGCTGTGCCCCTGGCAGCCCAGCGGGGGCTCCACCCGGATGGTAAgcagggccagggcaggcaggaggGCTGCTGCCACAGGAGACTGTGGGCTTTGGGACTGGGGGCTGATAGTAGACCAGCTCAGCCCTCCCTTTAGTTAGGTTCATGCATTTGATCCACATCAAACTCCCCTGTCTCTCTAGCTCTCTCTGAGCACAATCCCCTGAAGTCCCAAATTGTGTTCATTCCCAGGATGGAAGCCCAGATGAGAGGACTGGGCTCTAGGTGCTCTGTCCCTGCTCCCCACAAGGCTCCCTCTGATTGGGAGCTCCCCCGCAGTGTTCTGAGCACCCGTGATGTCAAGGCCATGTGCCAGTCACTCTGCTGCTCCTCAGCCCCAGGCTGGCTGAGCCCTGTGCCTGCCCTTCATCTTCTTCCAGAGCTGAGCTTGTGGTCAGGGTGGCAGGGTGGGTGACAGGGAAGTTCTGCTTCCTGCCTGCACCTGGCTGCCCTTCCCTCTTGTGCTGCAGAAGAGGCCTGGCTCCCGTACAGCAGACCAAGCTTCCTGTCCCGCGGCCAGGGCACCAGCACATGTTCCACGGCCGGCAGCAACTCTTCCAGGGGCTCCAGCAGCTCTAGGGGCTCCCGGGGCCCTGGCCGGAGCCGGAGCCAGAGCCAAAGGCCAGGACAGAAACGCCGAGAGGTAGGGGCTATAGATTGCAGAAAAATGAGGGCAAGGGACTAGGGAAGGGTGGACCAAGGGGTAATGGAAAACAGGAAGGTGAGCAAGGGCTTGTGGAGGAGTGTCAAAAGGAGGGGATCGAGAGagtgagggggagggaggaatcCTGTAGAAGTGACAAGgggactgagcatggtggctcatgcctgtaatcccagcactttgggagactgtgatgggcggatcccttgagctcaggagtttgagactagcctgggcaatatggtgaaatcccatctgtacaaaaaatacaaaattagctgggcgtggtggtgtgcttctgcagtcccagctactcaggaggcttgaggtgggaggatagcttgagcctgggaggtcaaggctgcagtgggccatgatcacaccactgctgtccagtctgggcgacagagtgagactctgtctcaaacaaacaaacaaacgaaatgACAAGGGGTGAGGACAAGATGACACATAATTAGAGGAGCCTGGGCTCACCGTAGGAGAACTGGGTTAGGAGAGAGAAAGCCTGAGCCCTTCCTGGACTTGTTTGCCCTGGGCCAGGGTTTTACAAaacagcatctctctctctccctaggAACCAAGATGACCCTTGTTGGGGCATTGAGAATATCAGGAGTGCCATGGGGAAGGGGAGTAGGGATGTCTTTTCCCTCCCAGCAGTGATGAGTGGGGCTAGCTGAAGCCCATTGGTTTCCACGATTTCAATTGGCTGAGAAGGCAGAGAGCTagctcctccctttctttctctttccacctGAGACttgtttataaaaaacaaaacaataaaaagagtCTGACCAGAGCCCAGGGCCCTGTCTGTCTGGTTCTGTGCAGAAGGTTGGGAAGAAGGGGACTGCAGGTTCCTGTATATCAACGCACACTGGTAGcttctgcttccctttccacTCCGTCAAAAGCACTAagttaggccaggcacaatggctcacacttgtaatcccagtgctttaggaggctgaggcaggaggatcacttgagcccagaagtttgagaccagcctggccaacctagcAAGAACttgtgtctacacacacacacacacacacacacacacacacaataaataaataaatacataaattagccaggtatggttgtgtgcacctgtcatcctatctacttgggaaggtgaggcagtaGTATTGCCTGAACCCAGGTGTTGGagattatagtgagctatgattgcactactggacttcatcctgggtgacagagtgagaccctatctcaaaaacaaacaaacaaaaaaccgaaAAAACACTAGGTGGGGACTGTACTGTCCTGCTTCCTAGAGGAGTAAGAAGCTCACTGTTCCCGAGTTACAACCAGAGAGACTTTCCAAATGCCCAGTAATAAGACACGTGTTCCACCTTTGGAAGGTCAAGCCAGGCCCTTCTTTAGTGCCCTCCTCTGGGGTCTGTCTACTTTCCCACAAGAAAATACACCCctcacaaaaaattattttgaaaaactcaAAGAAAGGAGGAGCTTATGGGAGAaaccccaggcaagaaggaagaGCATGCTTTTTCAAACCCTCTGACTCCGTCACAGAGGGTATGTGCAAATGGGCACCTCTTGGTGGGCCCAGATGTGATTGGGTTGACGGGCACAGAACTGTTAAGACTTTTTTGTGGTGAATGCTGTGGTCCTCGT
Coding sequences within:
- the ROBO3 gene encoding roundabout homolog 3 isoform X3; protein product: MLRYLLKTLLQMNLFADSLAGDISNSSELLLGFNSSLAALNHTLLPPGDPSLNGSRVGPEDAMPRIVEQPPDLLVSRGEPATLPCRAEGRPRPNIEWYKNGARVATVREDPRAHRLLLPSGALFFPRIVHGRRARPDEGVYTCVARNYLGAAASRNASLEVAVLRDDFRQSPGNVVVAVGEPAVLECVPPRGHPEPSVSWRKDGARLKEEEGRITIRGGKLMMSHTLKSDAGMYVCMASNMAGERESAAAEVTVLERPSFLRRPVNQVVLADAPVNFLCEVKGDPPPRLRWRKEDGELPTGRYEIRSDHSLWIGHVSAEDEGTYTCVAENSVGRAEASGSLSVHVPPQLVTQPQDQMAAPGESVAFQCETKGNPPPAIFWQKEGSQVLLFPSQSLQPTGRFSVSPRGQLNITAVQHGDAGYYVCQAVSVAGSILAKALLEIKGASLDGLPPVILQGPANQTLVLGSSVWLPCRVTGNPQPSVRWKKDGQWLQGDDLQFKTMANGTLYIANVQEMDMGFYSCVAKSSIGEATWSGWLKMREDWGVSPDPPTEPSTAPGAPSQPVVTEITKNSITLTWKPIPQAGAAVTSYVIEAFSPAAGNTWRTVADGVQLETHTVSGLQPNTIYLFLVRAVGAWGLSEPSPVSEPVRTQDSSPSRPVEDPWRGQQGLAEVAVRLQEPIVLGPRTLQVSWTVDGPVQLVQGFRVSWRVAGPEGGSWTMLDLQSPSQQSTVLRGLPPGTQIQIKVQAQGQEGLGAESLSVARSTPEEAPSGPPQGVAVALGGDGNSSITVSWEPPLPSQQNGVITEYQIWCLGNESRFHLNRSAAGWARSAMLRGLVPGLLYRTLVAAATSAGVGVPSAPVLVQLPSPPDVEPGLEVGAGLAERLARVLREPAFLAGSGAACGALLLGLCAALYRRRKQRKELSHYTASFAYTPAVSFPHSEGLSGASSRPPMGLGPAPYPWLADSWPHPSRSPSAQEPRGSCCPSNPDPDDRYYNEAGISLYLAQTARGTAAPGEGPVYSTIDPAAEELQTFHGGFPQHPSGDLGPWSQYAPPEWSQADSGAKGGKVKLLGKPVQMPSLNWPEALPPPPPSCELSCLEGPEEELEGSSEPEGWCPPMPERSHLMEPSSSGGCPVTPSLRETPSPTPSYGQQSTATLTPSPPDPPQPPTDMPHLHQMPRRVPLGPSSPLSVSQPMLGIREGRPAGLGAGPAASPHLSPSPAPSTASSAPGRTWQGNGEMTPPLQGPRARFRKKPKALPYRRENSPGDLPPPPLPPPEEEASWALELRAAGSMSSLERERSGERKAVQAVPLAAQRGLHPDEEAWLPYSRPSFLSRGQGTSTCSTAGSNSSRGSSSSRGSRGPGRSRSQSQRPGQKRREEPR
- the ROBO3 gene encoding roundabout homolog 3 isoform X1, which translates into the protein MLRYLLKTLLQMNLFADSLAGDISNSSELLLGFNSSLAALNHTLLPPGDPSLNGSRVGPEDAMPRIVEQPPDLLVSRGEPATLPCRAEGRPRPNIEWYKNGARVATVREDPRAHRLLLPSGALFFPRIVHGRRARPDEGVYTCVARNYLGAAASRNASLEVAVLRDDFRQSPGNVVVAVGEPAVLECVPPRGHPEPSVSWRKDGARLKEEEGRITIRGGKLMMSHTLKSDAGMYVCMASNMAGERESAAAEVTVLERPSFLRRPVNQVVLADAPVNFLCEVKGDPPPRLRWRKEDGELPTGRYEIRSDHSLWIGHVSAEDEGTYTCVAENSVGRAEASGSLSVHVPPQLVTQPQDQMAAPGESVAFQCETKGNPPPAIFWQKEGSQVLLFPSQSLQPTGRFSVSPRGQLNITAVQHGDAGYYVCQAVSVAGSILAKALLEIKGASLDGLPPVILQGPANQTLVLGSSVWLPCRVTGNPQPSVRWKKDGQWLQGDDLQFKTMANGTLYIANVQEMDMGFYSCVAKSSIGEATWSGWLKMREDWGVSPDPPTEPSTAPGAPSQPVVTEITKNSITLTWKPIPQAGAAVTSYVIEAFSPAAGNTWRTVADGVQLETHTVSGLQPNTIYLFLVRAVGAWGLSEPSPVSEPVRTQDSSPSRPVEDPWRGQQGLAEVAVRLQEPIVLGPRTLQVSWTVDGPVQLVQGFRVSWRVAGPEGGSWTMLDLQSPSQQSTVLRGLPPGTQIQIKVQAQGQEGLGAESLSVARSTPEEAPSGPPQGVAVALGGDGNSSITVSWEPPLPSQQNGVITEYQIWCLGNESRFHLNRSAAGWARSAMLRGLVPGLLYRTLVAAATSAGVGVPSAPVLVQLPSPPDVEPGLEVGAGLAERLARVLREPAFLAGSGAACGALLLGLCAALYRRRKQRKELSHYTASFAYTPAGKPSLPQWGSDPPGRALLLLIRPLIFPSVLPALRGPLWSQFQVILLAHFLRMTSTERPLFLRPAAAPGGRSMTTSHPNTTATVPRLPNIATSLSFAGLFKLSVPNAHLLSLRPPMGLGPAPYPWLADSWPHPSRSPSAQEPRGSCCPSNPDPDDRYYNEAGISLYLAQTARGTAAPGEGPVYSTIDPAAEELQTFHGGFPQHPSGDLGPWSQYAPPEWSQADSGAKGGKVKLLGKPVQMPSLNWPEALPPPPPSCELSCLEGPEEELEGSSEPEGWCPPMPERSHLMEPSSSGGCPVTPSLRETPSPTPSYGQQSTATLTPSPPDPPQPPTDMPHLHQMPRRVPLGPSSPLSVSQPMLGIREGRPAGLGAGPAASPHLSPSPAPSTASSAPGRTWQGNGEMTPPLQGPRARFRKKPKALPYRRENSPGDLPPPPLPPPEEEASWALELRAAGSMSSLERERSGERKAVQAVPLAAQRGLHPDEEAWLPYSRPSFLSRGQGTSTCSTAGSNSSRGSSSSRGSRGPGRSRSQSQRPGQKRREEPR
- the ROBO3 gene encoding roundabout homolog 3 isoform X2; protein product: MLRYLLKTLLQMNLFADSLAGDISNSSELLLGFNSSLAALNHTLLPPGDPSLNGSRVGPEDAMPRIVEQPPDLLVSRGEPATLPCRAEGRPRPNIEWYKNGARVATVREDPRAHRLLLPSGALFFPRIVHGRRARPDEGVYTCVARNYLGAAASRNASLEVAVLRDDFRQSPGNVVVAVGEPAVLECVPPRGHPEPSVSWRKDGARLKEEEGRITIRGGKLMMSHTLKSDAGMYVCMASNMAGERESAAAEVTVLERPSFLRRPVNQVVLADAPVNFLCEVKGDPPPRLRWRKEDGELPTGRYEIRSDHSLWIGHVSAEDEGTYTCVAENSVGRAEASGSLSVHVPPQLVTQPQDQMAAPGESVAFQCETKGNPPPAIFWQKEGSQVLLFPSQSLQPTGRFSVSPRGQLNITAVQHGDAGYYVCQAVSVAGSILAKALLEIKGASLDGLPPVILQGPANQTLVLGSSVWLPCRVTGNPQPSVRWKKDGQWLQGDDLQFKTMANGTLYIANVQEMDMGFYSCVAKSSIGEATWSGWLKMRDWGVSPDPPTEPSTAPGAPSQPVVTEITKNSITLTWKPIPQAGAAVTSYVIEAFSPAAGNTWRTVADGVQLETHTVSGLQPNTIYLFLVRAVGAWGLSEPSPVSEPVRTQDSSPSRPVEDPWRGQQGLAEVAVRLQEPIVLGPRTLQVSWTVDGPVQLVQGFRVSWRVAGPEGGSWTMLDLQSPSQQSTVLRGLPPGTQIQIKVQAQGQEGLGAESLSVARSTPEEAPSGPPQGVAVALGGDGNSSITVSWEPPLPSQQNGVITEYQIWCLGNESRFHLNRSAAGWARSAMLRGLVPGLLYRTLVAAATSAGVGVPSAPVLVQLPSPPDVEPGLEVGAGLAERLARVLREPAFLAGSGAACGALLLGLCAALYRRRKQRKELSHYTASFAYTPAGKPSLPQWGSDPPGRALLLLIRPLIFPSVLPALRGPLWSQFQVILLAHFLRMTSTERPLFLRPAAAPGGRSMTTSHPNTTATVPRLPNIATSLSFAGLFKLSVPNAHLLSLRPPMGLGPAPYPWLADSWPHPSRSPSAQEPRGSCCPSNPDPDDRYYNEAGISLYLAQTARGTAAPGEGPVYSTIDPAAEELQTFHGGFPQHPSGDLGPWSQYAPPEWSQADSGAKGGKVKLLGKPVQMPSLNWPEALPPPPPSCELSCLEGPEEELEGSSEPEGWCPPMPERSHLMEPSSSGGCPVTPSLRETPSPTPSYGQQSTATLTPSPPDPPQPPTDMPHLHQMPRRVPLGPSSPLSVSQPMLGIREGRPAGLGAGPAASPHLSPSPAPSTASSAPGRTWQGNGEMTPPLQGPRARFRKKPKALPYRRENSPGDLPPPPLPPPEEEASWALELRAAGSMSSLERERSGERKAVQAVPLAAQRGLHPDEEAWLPYSRPSFLSRGQGTSTCSTAGSNSSRGSSSSRGSRGPGRSRSQSQRPGQKRREEPR
- the ROBO3 gene encoding roundabout homolog 3 isoform X4, which translates into the protein MTSTERPLFLRPAAAPGGRSMTTSHPNTTATVPRLPNIATSLSFAGLFKLSVPNAHLLSLRPPMGLGPAPYPWLADSWPHPSRSPSAQEPRGSCCPSNPDPDDRYYNEAGISLYLAQTARGTAAPGEGPVYSTIDPAAEELQTFHGGFPQHPSGDLGPWSQYAPPEWSQADSGAKGGKVKLLGKPVQMPSLNWPEALPPPPPSCELSCLEGPEEELEGSSEPEGWCPPMPERSHLMEPSSSGGCPVTPSLRETPSPTPSYGQQSTATLTPSPPDPPQPPTDMPHLHQMPRRVPLGPSSPLSVSQPMLGIREGRPAGLGAGPAASPHLSPSPAPSTASSAPGRTWQGNGEMTPPLQGPRARFRKKPKALPYRRENSPGDLPPPPLPPPEEEASWALELRAAGSMSSLERERSGERKAVQAVPLAAQRGLHPDEEAWLPYSRPSFLSRGQGTSTCSTAGSNSSRGSSSSRGSRGPGRSRSQSQRPGQKRREEPR
- the ROBO3 gene encoding roundabout homolog 3 isoform X5 — protein: MGLGPAPYPWLADSWPHPSRSPSAQEPRGSCCPSNPDPDDRYYNEAGISLYLAQTARGTAAPGEGPVYSTIDPAAEELQTFHGGFPQHPSGDLGPWSQYAPPEWSQADSGAKGGKVKLLGKPVQMPSLNWPEALPPPPPSCELSCLEGPEEELEGSSEPEGWCPPMPERSHLMEPSSSGGCPVTPSLRETPSPTPSYGQQSTATLTPSPPDPPQPPTDMPHLHQMPRRVPLGPSSPLSVSQPMLGIREGRPAGLGAGPAASPHLSPSPAPSTASSAPGRTWQGNGEMTPPLQGPRARFRKKPKALPYRRENSPGDLPPPPLPPPEEEASWALELRAAGSMSSLERERSGERKAVQAVPLAAQRGLHPDEEAWLPYSRPSFLSRGQGTSTCSTAGSNSSRGSSSSRGSRGPGRSRSQSQRPGQKRREEPR